From Neobacillus sp. PS2-9, the proteins below share one genomic window:
- a CDS encoding guanylate kinase, translating to MYKIKEKEKIFIYTGPDGSGRKTVAKMVATAFDMETVLSYTTRPPRPYEKNGEDYHFINEEDFKKMQENHEFLESVEIDGFYYGICEQDIVKAFENHNLVYLTLNPEGTEKLKKLYGERVMRFFIYADRDTVIERQKERQDHTDEISRHMSHYDEIMAYKSNCEHAFENYDLPQVSFQISEVIEAFLDRGFEVTDY from the coding sequence ATGTACAAGATTAAAGAAAAAGAAAAAATATTTATTTACACTGGACCAGATGGCTCTGGAAGAAAAACCGTCGCCAAAATGGTAGCAACTGCGTTTGATATGGAAACTGTACTCTCCTACACTACTCGTCCTCCCCGTCCATATGAGAAAAATGGTGAAGACTACCATTTTATAAATGAAGAAGATTTCAAAAAAATGCAAGAAAACCATGAGTTTCTAGAAAGTGTAGAAATAGATGGATTCTATTATGGTATTTGTGAGCAGGATATTGTAAAAGCATTCGAGAATCATAATCTTGTTTATTTAACTTTAAATCCTGAAGGTACAGAAAAATTGAAGAAGTTATATGGAGAACGGGTCATGCGTTTCTTCATTTATGCTGATCGCGATACAGTTATTGAAAGACAAAAAGAACGCCAAGATCATACTGACGAAATCAGTCGTCATATGAGCCATTATGATGAAATTATGGCGTATAAATCAAATTGTGAGCACGCCTTTGAAAACTATGACCTACCACAGGTTTCTTTTCAGATTAGTGAAGTCATCGAAGCTTTTCTTGACAGAGGTTTTGAAGTAACCGATTATTAA
- a CDS encoding aldo/keto reductase: protein MKSLHDTTTLHNGVKMPWFGLGVYKVRQGEEALHAVKHALNAGYKSIDTAALYENEESVGQAIKEAGIPREELFITTKVWNSDQRNDTVLEAFETSLSKLGLDYVDLYLIHWPVKEKYKETWKVLETLYTEGRVRAIGVSNFNIHHLEDLMTVAEIKPMVNQVELHPLLAQPELREFCTKHEIQIEAWAPLGQGRLLDHPVLQEIASAHHKSIAQVILRWDLQNRIVTIPKSIKESRIIENANIFDFTLNESDMEKINALNENKRFGADPDNFNF from the coding sequence ATGAAAAGCTTACACGATACAACTACATTACATAATGGAGTTAAAATGCCATGGTTTGGACTTGGTGTATATAAAGTGCGCCAAGGAGAAGAAGCACTTCATGCTGTAAAACATGCTCTAAATGCCGGCTACAAAAGCATTGATACTGCTGCACTTTATGAAAATGAAGAAAGTGTAGGACAAGCTATTAAAGAGGCAGGTATTCCACGGGAAGAGTTGTTTATAACAACAAAAGTGTGGAATTCAGATCAGCGGAATGATACCGTCCTTGAAGCATTTGAAACAAGCTTAAGTAAACTTGGTCTTGATTATGTTGATTTATATCTCATTCACTGGCCTGTAAAGGAAAAGTATAAAGAAACGTGGAAGGTTCTAGAAACATTATATACAGAGGGCCGTGTGAGGGCAATTGGTGTCAGCAATTTTAATATCCACCATCTTGAAGATTTAATGACTGTTGCTGAGATCAAACCAATGGTCAATCAGGTGGAATTACATCCCCTCTTAGCACAGCCAGAATTACGAGAATTTTGCACGAAGCATGAGATACAAATTGAGGCTTGGGCTCCTCTAGGACAAGGTCGTCTACTTGATCACCCTGTATTACAGGAAATTGCTTCAGCTCACCATAAATCAATCGCGCAAGTTATCTTGCGCTGGGATCTACAAAATAGAATTGTAACCATTCCAAAGTCAATCAAAGAAAGCAGAATTATTGAAAATGCTAATATTTTTGATTTTACGTTAAATGAAAGTGACATGGAGAAAATTAATGCACTAAACGAGAACAAGCGATTTGGAGCAGATCCGGACAATTTTAATTTCTAG
- a CDS encoding GntR family transcriptional regulator — translation MGNNWVEEDLISLRERVYIHIKDLILEGEFKTGDRLVERELAERLNISRTPIREALFRLESQGFVKTVPRKGVIVADISEKEIIEVFTILSSLEVLAAKLAAQKLDDETKSKFIEYSQKIEACLQDDNDSDSDISSLHGELNHLLYSSAKNNKLYEMLSGLSDYIRAFAKTGYKNPGRPKKSMEEHLKIMEAIVNQEVEMAEYLTKIHIENSRKAYIEAVNIGKKNK, via the coding sequence GTGGGGAATAATTGGGTAGAGGAAGACCTAATATCTTTGCGTGAAAGAGTCTATATACACATAAAAGACTTGATCTTAGAAGGTGAATTTAAAACAGGAGATCGTTTAGTGGAGCGTGAACTGGCTGAACGATTGAATATAAGTAGAACACCAATTCGTGAAGCGCTATTTAGATTAGAATCACAAGGGTTTGTCAAAACAGTTCCTAGGAAAGGTGTAATCGTTGCAGATATTTCTGAGAAGGAAATTATCGAAGTATTTACAATTCTTTCGTCTCTTGAAGTATTGGCAGCAAAATTAGCCGCTCAAAAGTTAGATGATGAAACGAAAAGTAAATTTATTGAATACAGTCAGAAGATTGAAGCCTGTTTACAGGATGATAATGATTCTGATTCTGATATCTCTTCGCTACATGGTGAATTGAATCATCTCCTATACAGTTCTGCTAAAAATAACAAGCTATATGAAATGCTGAGTGGATTATCTGATTATATTAGGGCGTTTGCAAAAACGGGATATAAAAATCCAGGTAGACCAAAGAAGTCTATGGAAGAGCATTTAAAAATTATGGAAGCCATTGTAAATCAAGAAGTGGAGATGGCTGAGTATTTGACCAAAATCCATATCGAAAATTCTCGCAAAGCGTATATTGAAGCTGTAAATATAGGAAAGAAAAACAAATAA
- a CDS encoding aspartate dehydrogenase, translating to MLRAGIIGFGTLGRSISELIASGQAGNVKLQAILVRTPLNPTDTPPVHCTVTTEEEVFFNQNLDIIIEAAGHHALQLYGEKALTSGSNLVILSVGALANVDFYESLMKTATTQNKQLIIPSAAIAGLDRIAAGVLGEIDEITLITRKPPKSWYGTIAEEKVNLETIQEPYCIFDGNARHAAKLFPENVNVSAALSLAGIGFEDTKVQVYVDPTINKNTHTIIAKGYFGQVEISVQNNPYTQNPKSSPIVSMSVAKVLKNLTSSLVIGV from the coding sequence ATGCTTAGAGCTGGTATTATAGGTTTCGGAACACTTGGTAGGAGTATTAGCGAATTAATTGCGTCCGGACAGGCTGGGAATGTAAAACTTCAAGCTATTTTAGTTAGAACCCCACTAAACCCGACTGATACTCCCCCCGTACATTGTACTGTTACAACGGAGGAAGAAGTTTTTTTTAATCAAAATTTAGATATCATTATTGAAGCAGCTGGACATCATGCCCTCCAGCTCTACGGTGAAAAAGCCCTTACATCTGGGAGTAACCTAGTTATTCTTTCCGTCGGTGCACTAGCAAATGTTGACTTCTATGAGTCATTGATGAAAACAGCCACTACCCAAAACAAACAACTGATTATCCCCTCTGCAGCTATCGCTGGTTTAGATCGAATAGCTGCTGGTGTGTTAGGTGAGATTGATGAAATAACACTTATTACGAGGAAACCACCAAAAAGTTGGTATGGAACAATTGCAGAGGAAAAAGTAAATCTTGAAACTATTCAGGAGCCCTATTGCATTTTCGATGGCAATGCTAGACACGCCGCAAAATTATTCCCTGAAAATGTAAATGTCTCAGCTGCATTAAGTCTTGCTGGTATAGGATTTGAGGATACAAAGGTTCAAGTGTATGTTGACCCGACGATTAATAAAAACACACATACGATCATAGCAAAAGGCTATTTTGGTCAGGTGGAGATATCAGTGCAAAACAATCCTTATACACAAAACCCAAAATCTAGCCCCATTGTATCAATGAGTGTAGCAAAGGTTTTAAAAAATCTAACCTCTTCTCTTGTCATTGGAGTATAA
- the yyaC gene encoding spore protease YyaC, with the protein MWPFVGKKKKFEGDERPYYYSLKQTTEGTEFQEMVSKLRELFSNTSNPFIILCVGSDRSTGDSLGPLVGTMLKDRKIPYPVYGTLEEPVHALNIKKIMKDIFQTYHDPFILGIDACLGDERQIGYILLKEGPFIPGMALNKSLPNVGDYHLKAIVNYLDPLSPTQSLNNTRLFVVMRLAEMMTRMITDAVFDDSRVPN; encoded by the coding sequence ATGTGGCCTTTTGTTGGCAAGAAAAAGAAATTTGAAGGGGATGAAAGGCCATATTATTATTCCCTTAAACAGACCACTGAAGGAACTGAGTTTCAAGAAATGGTTAGTAAATTGAGAGAATTGTTTTCTAACACCTCCAATCCATTCATTATTTTGTGTGTGGGTTCTGATCGCTCAACAGGAGACTCACTCGGGCCTCTTGTGGGTACGATGTTAAAAGATAGAAAGATTCCTTATCCTGTTTATGGAACATTAGAAGAACCAGTCCATGCATTAAATATAAAGAAAATAATGAAGGATATTTTTCAAACTTATCATGATCCATTTATTTTGGGTATTGATGCCTGTTTGGGTGATGAAAGGCAAATAGGATACATCTTGCTAAAAGAAGGTCCGTTTATACCAGGAATGGCTTTAAACAAATCTTTACCTAATGTTGGGGATTATCATTTGAAAGCAATTGTTAATTACCTAGACCCGCTATCACCCACTCAATCACTTAATAATACAAGATTGTTTGTCGTTATGAGACTAGCTGAAATGATGACAAGGATGATTACGGATGCTGTTTTTGATGACTCTAGGGTCCCTAATTAA